The proteins below are encoded in one region of Amycolatopsis magusensis:
- a CDS encoding alpha/beta hydrolase yields MTRRVVLALAVAVCTVAGACTAGPSNRPPVVENDGPLPPVAPVTGPPATPPLPPLEEPRDSAVEWKDCATDVQERLGGQPVPANVQFSCGRVSTALDAPELPGRGIARINLLKAGTGPVPLVVLNDIDGEPGSLYALRLAETLPPELLQRFSLIGVDRRGSGLSDPVRCIPSEVRDELISFDPAEESVEPLLDAARQAGQQCGITLEDDQGAFDSWRTAGDLDEIRSQLGLNKLNALARGEGSQVLGAYAVRFTDKVGRFVLDGAPDPSPDVASVHEAQAAGGEAALTAFSADCAQRGCVLGGDAKTVVAGLLDQLRGDAQAALSPGLAMHAVASGLAQRKRWPELADAIAAARSGDGARLAAFTAPLVVDDRLSPTRLDGGIATKCNDTTVRLSADQIDAISRDLRGRHPVFGGFVTQQLAWCSPWPVPTQALPPLSKPGVPPVLLVSTAGDPVTSEQGTARAAEQLPSGVRIGWQGAGHGAVGASTCVSEKVRDFLIDAKIPNDGTLCPA; encoded by the coding sequence TTGACGCGCCGGGTTGTACTCGCACTCGCGGTCGCGGTGTGCACCGTTGCGGGCGCGTGCACCGCCGGGCCGTCGAACCGGCCGCCCGTGGTCGAGAACGACGGGCCGCTGCCGCCGGTCGCCCCGGTCACCGGCCCGCCCGCGACCCCGCCGCTGCCGCCGCTCGAAGAGCCGCGTGACAGCGCGGTGGAGTGGAAGGACTGCGCCACCGACGTGCAGGAGCGCCTCGGCGGCCAGCCGGTGCCGGCGAACGTGCAGTTCAGCTGCGGGCGGGTGTCCACCGCGCTGGACGCGCCCGAGCTGCCGGGGCGCGGCATCGCCAGGATCAACCTGCTCAAGGCGGGCACCGGGCCCGTGCCGCTGGTGGTGCTCAACGACATCGACGGTGAGCCGGGTTCGCTCTACGCGCTGCGGCTGGCCGAGACGCTGCCGCCCGAGCTGCTGCAGCGGTTCTCGCTGATCGGCGTGGACCGGCGCGGCAGCGGGCTGTCCGACCCGGTGCGCTGCATCCCGTCCGAGGTGCGCGACGAGCTGATCAGCTTCGACCCGGCCGAGGAGTCGGTCGAGCCGCTGCTGGACGCCGCCCGGCAGGCGGGTCAGCAGTGCGGCATCACCCTCGAGGACGACCAGGGCGCCTTCGACAGCTGGCGGACCGCGGGCGACCTCGACGAAATCCGGTCCCAGCTGGGGCTCAACAAGCTGAACGCGCTGGCCAGGGGCGAAGGCTCGCAGGTGCTGGGCGCGTACGCGGTCCGGTTCACCGACAAGGTGGGCCGGTTCGTGCTGGACGGCGCGCCCGACCCGTCGCCGGACGTGGCCTCGGTGCACGAGGCGCAGGCCGCGGGCGGCGAGGCCGCGCTCACCGCGTTCAGCGCCGACTGCGCCCAGCGCGGCTGCGTGCTCGGCGGGGACGCGAAGACCGTGGTGGCGGGGCTGCTGGACCAGCTGCGGGGCGACGCGCAGGCGGCGCTCAGCCCGGGGCTGGCGATGCACGCCGTCGCCAGCGGGCTGGCGCAGCGCAAGCGGTGGCCGGAACTGGCCGACGCGATCGCCGCGGCGCGCTCCGGGGACGGCGCGAGACTGGCCGCCTTCACCGCCCCGCTGGTCGTCGACGACCGCCTCAGCCCGACGCGCCTCGACGGCGGCATCGCCACCAAGTGCAACGACACCACGGTCCGGCTGTCCGCCGACCAGATCGACGCGATCAGCCGCGACCTGCGAGGGCGGCACCCGGTGTTCGGCGGGTTCGTCACGCAGCAGCTGGCGTGGTGCAGCCCGTGGCCGGTGCCGACGCAGGCGCTGCCGCCGCTGAGCAAGCCGGGCGTGCCGCCGGTGCTGCTGGTGAGCACCGCCGGGGACCCGGTGACCTCCGAGCAGGGCACCGCCCGGGCCGCCGAACAACTGCCGAGCGGCGTCCGGATCGGCTGGCAGGGCGCCGGCCACGGCGCGGTAGGCGCGTCGACGTGCGTCAGCGAAAAAGTCCGGGACTTCCTCATCGACGCCAAGATCCCCAACGACGGCACCCTCTGCCCCGCCTGA
- a CDS encoding ATP-dependent DNA ligase has product MSLTMPVKPMLAKPAKSIPDSGGLLFEPKWDGFRCLVFRDGPELTLQSRTGKPLNRYFPEVLEALAAILPERIVLDGELVIGRGGKLDFDALTERIHPAASRVELLSRETPAQFIAFDLLELDGESLMEEPTERRRARLEAVPEVFITPATTDPAVARHWFELFEGAGLDGVIGKPLDAVYEPGKRLMLKYKHKRTADCVLAGLRWHVDGEPGEMVGSFLLGLHDEKGVLHHVGVVGSFPVTRRRELAEELAPLITDGPHPWLGDAVVDGQRLPGGVNRWRAGEQPWVPLRLERVVEVGYEHTEGGHPARFRHTAQFARWRPDREPSSCDYAQLEEPARYDLDAVFRGEVKRVE; this is encoded by the coding sequence ATGTCGCTGACGATGCCGGTCAAACCCATGCTCGCCAAGCCCGCGAAGTCCATCCCGGACTCCGGCGGGCTGCTGTTCGAGCCGAAGTGGGACGGGTTCCGCTGCCTGGTCTTCCGCGACGGTCCCGAGCTGACCCTGCAGTCGCGTACCGGTAAACCGCTGAACCGGTACTTCCCCGAGGTGCTCGAAGCGCTCGCGGCCATCCTGCCCGAGCGGATCGTGCTCGACGGCGAGCTGGTGATCGGCCGCGGCGGCAAGCTCGACTTCGACGCGCTGACCGAGCGCATCCACCCCGCCGCGAGCCGGGTGGAGCTGCTCTCCCGCGAGACCCCGGCCCAGTTCATCGCCTTCGACCTGCTGGAGCTGGACGGCGAGTCGCTGATGGAGGAACCGACCGAGCGCCGGCGCGCCCGGCTGGAGGCGGTGCCGGAGGTGTTCATCACCCCGGCCACCACCGATCCGGCCGTGGCACGGCACTGGTTCGAGCTGTTCGAAGGCGCCGGGCTGGACGGCGTGATCGGCAAGCCGCTGGACGCGGTCTACGAGCCGGGCAAGCGGCTCATGCTCAAGTACAAGCACAAGCGGACCGCCGACTGCGTGCTGGCCGGGCTGCGCTGGCACGTCGACGGGGAGCCGGGCGAAATGGTCGGCTCGTTCCTGCTCGGCCTCCACGACGAGAAGGGCGTGCTGCACCACGTCGGCGTGGTGGGCTCGTTCCCGGTGACGCGGCGGCGGGAACTGGCCGAGGAGCTGGCGCCGCTGATCACCGACGGCCCGCACCCGTGGCTCGGCGACGCCGTGGTCGACGGCCAGCGGCTGCCCGGCGGGGTGAACCGCTGGCGCGCCGGTGAGCAGCCGTGGGTGCCGCTGCGGCTGGAGCGCGTGGTCGAGGTCGGCTACGAGCACACCGAGGGCGGGCACCCGGCGCGGTTCCGGCACACCGCCCAGTTCGCGCGCTGGCGGCCGGACCGCGAACCGTCCTCGTGCGACTACGCCCAGCTCGAAGAACCGGCCAGGTACGACCTCGACGCGGTGTTCCGCGGTGAGGTGAAACGCGTGGAGTAG
- a CDS encoding response regulator transcription factor — protein sequence MGPDPAGTRPLRVVLVEDHSMVAEALEIAFADVPDIDLVASAHSVETGLATTRAHRPDVVVLDRRLPDGDGIDALPRFREQSPHSQVLVLTGEATTNMAARVVAAGGAGLLVKTGLFTDLVAALRRVAGGSSAFEPGLLAGVLDRLASRDGAEPMLTARERQVLALIAEGAATEKIAAELNLARNTVRNHIQRILGKLNVHSKLEAVAFARRNGLID from the coding sequence ATGGGGCCGGATCCGGCAGGCACGCGGCCGCTGCGGGTGGTGCTGGTGGAGGACCACAGCATGGTGGCCGAAGCGCTCGAGATCGCCTTCGCCGACGTGCCCGACATCGACCTGGTCGCCTCGGCCCATTCGGTCGAGACCGGGCTGGCGACCACCCGCGCGCACCGGCCGGACGTGGTGGTGCTGGATCGCCGCCTGCCCGACGGCGACGGGATCGATGCGCTGCCCCGGTTCCGCGAGCAGTCCCCGCACAGCCAGGTGCTCGTGCTCACCGGTGAGGCCACCACGAACATGGCCGCCCGCGTGGTCGCCGCGGGCGGGGCCGGGCTGCTGGTCAAGACCGGCTTGTTCACCGACCTGGTGGCCGCCCTGCGCCGGGTCGCCGGGGGCAGTTCCGCCTTCGAGCCGGGGCTGCTGGCCGGCGTGCTCGACCGGCTGGCTTCGCGCGACGGCGCCGAGCCGATGCTCACCGCGCGTGAGCGCCAGGTGCTCGCGCTCATCGCCGAGGGCGCGGCCACCGAAAAGATCGCGGCGGAACTGAATTTGGCCAGGAACACCGTTCGCAACCACATTCAGCGAATTCTCGGGAAACTGAACGTGCATTCGAAGCTGGAAGCCGTCGCGTTCGCGCGGCGGAACGGCCTCATCGACTAG
- a CDS encoding transcriptional regulator produces MSATGMEPRPVGRVGMPEVQRVEEETRTFRALDYRYGGGWCHEAALAQLSWGYRLLEAASTERVKAKLCAALGDLTSLVGWTAFDAGFPDAAHARFDRAIELAREGGDNGLAANILYRKGRVYLHYDAPREALTAFTQGERAAAAAGSQVMLSLLCANQAWAQAKLGRRDEAIRLIGRADEAYYRAGDEEVPVWARFFDQNDLAAMIGTVYTELALGVDPAYALPGCEELSGVVERYGTDMTRSRSFCLVMLALDHLLMGDFDEAAAVGARALAAAEGMNSARFADRLRPLEAEAVRRAEHPEARGLAERIATFAA; encoded by the coding sequence ATGTCCGCTACAGGAATGGAACCCCGCCCGGTCGGCCGGGTCGGCATGCCCGAGGTCCAGCGCGTGGAGGAGGAGACCCGCACTTTCCGCGCACTCGACTACCGCTATGGCGGGGGCTGGTGCCACGAAGCCGCTCTCGCTCAGCTTTCCTGGGGTTATCGGCTCCTGGAAGCGGCGAGCACGGAACGGGTGAAGGCGAAGTTGTGCGCCGCACTCGGTGATCTCACCAGTCTCGTCGGCTGGACCGCATTCGACGCCGGTTTCCCCGATGCCGCGCACGCCCGTTTCGACCGGGCGATCGAACTCGCCAGGGAAGGCGGGGACAACGGTCTCGCGGCCAACATCCTGTATCGCAAAGGCAGGGTGTATTTGCACTATGACGCTCCCCGGGAGGCGCTGACCGCGTTCACCCAGGGCGAGCGCGCCGCGGCGGCCGCCGGCTCGCAGGTGATGCTGAGCCTGCTGTGCGCGAACCAGGCCTGGGCGCAGGCGAAGCTCGGCAGGCGCGACGAGGCGATCCGCCTGATCGGCCGCGCCGACGAGGCGTACTACCGGGCCGGGGACGAGGAGGTGCCGGTGTGGGCGCGCTTCTTCGACCAGAACGACCTCGCCGCGATGATCGGCACCGTGTACACCGAGCTGGCGCTGGGCGTGGACCCCGCCTACGCGCTGCCCGGCTGCGAGGAACTCAGCGGCGTGGTCGAGCGGTACGGCACGGACATGACCCGCAGCCGTTCCTTCTGCCTGGTGATGCTGGCCCTCGACCACCTGCTGATGGGTGATTTCGACGAGGCCGCCGCGGTGGGCGCCCGCGCGCTCGCCGCCGCGGAAGGCATGAACTCGGCGCGGTTCGCCGACCGGCTGCGCCCCTTGGAGGCCGAAGCCGTCCGGCGTGCCGAACACCCGGAGGCTCGCGGACTGGCGGAGAGAATAGCTACCTTTGCCGCATGA